In a genomic window of Maricaulis maris MCS10:
- the acnA gene encoding aconitate hydratase AcnA, whose protein sequence is MASLDSFSCKRTLTAAGETYAYYDLKVAEANGLAGVSRLPGSLKVLLENLLRFEDGKTVTKADIEAMAEWLTTRKSTHEIAYRPARVVMQDFTGVPAVVDLAAMRDAATKLGADPDRINPQVPVDLVIDHSVMVDNFGQADSFAKNVEREYQRNGERYKFLKWGAKAFDNFRVVPPGTGIIHQVNLENLAQAVWTKDENGETIAYPDTCVGTDSHTTMINGLAVLGWGVGGIEAEAAMLGQPVSMLIPEVIGFELTGKLPEGATATDLVLKVVEMLRAKGVVGKFVEFYGTGLDHLSLEDEATIANMAPEYGATCGFFPVDNETLAYLTATGRDDKRVALVEAYSKAQGMFRPDYDADPVFTDTLHLDMSEVVPAVSGPKRPQDWIELSNASAGFARIMESEYGKGDELDKSAPVEGEDYDFTNGNVAIAAITSCTNTSNPSVMLGAGLLARNAVAKGLKTKPWVKTSLAPGSQVVTDYLLRAGLNDDLDALGFDLVGYGCTTCIGNSGPLPPAISKTINENDLVATSVLSGNRNFEGRISPDVRANYLASPPLVVAYALAGSMKVNLATDPLGQDQDGNDVYLKDIWPTSAEIAEVVRTSVTPDMFAKRYANVFKGDDAWGGIEVSGGLTYAWDHTSTYVQNPPYFEGMTMEPESPGDVVNAKIMGLFGDSITTDHISPAGSIKADSPAGRYLQERQVPVLEFNSYGSRRGNHEVMMRGTFANIRIKNKMLDGVEGGYTLKDGKQVDIFDACMEHQSEGTPLVVFGGKEYGTGSSRDWAAKGTRLLGVKAVIAESFERIHRSNLIGMGVLPLQFEDGASWEALGMTGDETVTILGIEALEPRAVMTVSITFPDGTVKTAPARARIDTENELEYFRHGGILHYVLRNLAAS, encoded by the coding sequence ATGGCCTCTCTCGACAGTTTTTCCTGTAAACGCACCCTCACCGCTGCCGGTGAGACCTATGCCTATTATGACCTGAAGGTCGCCGAGGCGAACGGGCTGGCCGGAGTTTCCCGCCTGCCGGGTTCGCTGAAAGTGCTTCTGGAAAACCTGCTGCGCTTTGAAGACGGCAAGACTGTCACCAAGGCCGATATCGAGGCGATGGCCGAATGGCTGACGACCCGCAAGTCGACCCATGAGATCGCCTACCGCCCGGCCCGTGTGGTCATGCAGGACTTCACCGGCGTTCCGGCCGTCGTTGACCTGGCCGCCATGCGCGATGCAGCCACCAAGCTTGGCGCCGACCCGGACCGTATCAACCCGCAGGTCCCCGTCGACCTGGTGATCGACCACTCCGTCATGGTCGACAATTTCGGCCAAGCCGACAGCTTCGCCAAGAATGTCGAGCGCGAGTACCAGCGCAATGGCGAGCGTTACAAATTCCTCAAATGGGGCGCCAAGGCGTTTGACAATTTCCGCGTCGTCCCGCCGGGCACCGGCATCATCCACCAGGTCAATCTGGAAAATCTGGCCCAGGCTGTCTGGACCAAGGACGAAAACGGCGAAACCATCGCCTATCCGGACACTTGCGTCGGCACCGACAGCCACACCACCATGATCAATGGCCTCGCCGTGCTGGGCTGGGGTGTTGGTGGTATCGAGGCCGAGGCCGCCATGCTCGGCCAGCCGGTCTCCATGCTGATCCCGGAAGTGATCGGCTTCGAACTGACCGGCAAGCTGCCGGAAGGCGCCACGGCGACCGACCTCGTTCTGAAAGTTGTCGAAATGCTGCGCGCGAAGGGTGTGGTCGGCAAGTTCGTGGAATTCTACGGCACCGGTCTCGACCACCTGTCGCTGGAAGACGAAGCCACCATCGCGAACATGGCTCCGGAATACGGCGCCACTTGCGGCTTCTTCCCGGTCGACAATGAAACGCTGGCCTATCTCACAGCAACCGGACGCGACGACAAGCGCGTCGCCCTGGTCGAGGCCTATTCCAAGGCCCAAGGCATGTTCCGCCCGGATTATGATGCCGACCCGGTCTTCACCGACACGCTGCATCTCGACATGTCGGAAGTCGTTCCGGCCGTCTCCGGCCCGAAGCGCCCGCAGGACTGGATCGAACTGTCCAATGCCTCCGCCGGCTTTGCCCGCATCATGGAAAGCGAATACGGCAAGGGCGACGAACTGGACAAATCCGCCCCGGTCGAGGGTGAGGACTATGACTTCACCAATGGCAATGTCGCGATCGCTGCGATCACATCGTGCACCAATACGTCCAACCCGTCGGTCATGCTTGGCGCCGGCCTCCTGGCCCGCAATGCGGTGGCCAAGGGGCTGAAGACCAAGCCGTGGGTGAAAACCTCGCTGGCCCCGGGCTCTCAGGTTGTCACCGACTACCTGCTGCGTGCCGGCCTGAATGATGATCTCGACGCTCTCGGCTTCGACCTCGTGGGCTATGGCTGCACAACCTGTATCGGCAATTCCGGTCCGCTGCCGCCGGCGATCTCCAAGACCATCAACGAGAATGATCTGGTCGCCACCTCGGTGCTGTCTGGCAACCGCAATTTCGAAGGCCGGATCTCGCCGGACGTGCGTGCCAACTATCTGGCCTCACCGCCGCTGGTTGTCGCCTACGCTCTCGCCGGTTCGATGAAGGTCAATCTGGCCACCGACCCGCTGGGCCAGGACCAGGACGGCAATGACGTCTATCTCAAGGACATCTGGCCGACCTCCGCCGAGATCGCCGAAGTGGTTCGCACCTCGGTGACCCCGGACATGTTCGCCAAGCGTTATGCCAATGTGTTCAAGGGCGACGACGCCTGGGGCGGCATCGAGGTTTCCGGCGGCCTGACCTATGCCTGGGATCACACCTCCACCTATGTGCAGAACCCGCCCTATTTCGAAGGCATGACGATGGAGCCGGAAAGCCCGGGCGATGTCGTCAATGCCAAGATCATGGGCCTGTTTGGCGACAGCATCACCACCGACCACATCTCGCCGGCCGGTTCGATCAAGGCCGACAGCCCGGCCGGTCGCTACCTGCAGGAACGCCAGGTTCCGGTTCTGGAGTTCAACTCCTACGGCTCACGGCGCGGCAATCACGAAGTGATGATGCGCGGCACGTTCGCCAATATCCGCATCAAGAACAAGATGCTGGACGGTGTTGAAGGCGGTTACACGCTGAAGGACGGCAAGCAGGTCGACATTTTCGACGCCTGCATGGAGCATCAGTCCGAAGGCACACCGCTGGTCGTTTTTGGTGGCAAGGAATACGGCACCGGCTCATCGCGTGACTGGGCTGCCAAGGGCACCCGCCTTCTGGGCGTCAAGGCGGTCATCGCCGAGAGCTTCGAGCGTATCCACCGCTCCAACCTGATCGGCATGGGCGTGCTGCCCCTGCAGTTCGAGGACGGCGCCAGCTGGGAAGCCCTCGGGATGACTGGCGACGAAACGGTCACCATTCTCGGCATTGAGGCTCTCGAGCCGCGCGCTGTCATGACCGTCTCGATCACCTTCCCGGACGGCACCGTGAAGACGGCCCCGGCCCGCGCCCGGATCGATACCGAGAACGAGCTGGAATACTTCCGCCACGGCGGCATCCTGCACTACGTGTTGCGCAATCTCGCTGCCTCCTAG
- a CDS encoding DUF1223 domain-containing protein produces the protein MKWLAALLLSAFEWACLPAAGAFEEPGADDERPVLVELFTSQGCGLCPEANRYLGELDQRENVFVLAYAVSYWDMYGWTDTYARPEYVQRQRTYLPRLDVPRLYTPHFVVDGVTDAPGWEQDAVANAVDARLTAMPGSPVITVADGPFGSFQVSLDGEAPEEDLDVWLVAYAPGWASVSVRSGENEGLDMLHYNMVKSLTYLGNWSGGPAVFTGESFRRFGTVAIVQGANGGPVYGYARVAARGAAPR, from the coding sequence ATGAAATGGCTTGCTGCCCTCCTCCTGTCCGCTTTCGAATGGGCCTGCCTTCCCGCCGCTGGCGCGTTTGAAGAGCCCGGCGCTGACGATGAGCGCCCGGTCCTGGTGGAACTCTTCACGAGCCAGGGATGCGGACTGTGCCCGGAAGCCAACCGTTATCTCGGCGAGCTTGACCAGCGCGAAAATGTGTTCGTTCTCGCCTATGCGGTGTCCTATTGGGACATGTATGGTTGGACCGACACCTATGCCCGACCCGAATATGTCCAGCGCCAGCGCACCTATCTACCCCGGCTTGATGTGCCACGCCTTTACACACCCCATTTTGTGGTCGACGGCGTTACCGATGCGCCCGGTTGGGAGCAAGACGCGGTTGCCAATGCCGTCGACGCGCGCTTGACAGCTATGCCAGGCAGCCCAGTGATCACAGTCGCCGACGGCCCGTTCGGGTCTTTTCAGGTATCACTTGACGGTGAAGCTCCAGAGGAGGACCTGGATGTCTGGCTTGTCGCCTACGCACCGGGCTGGGCGTCTGTTTCCGTCCGCTCCGGCGAGAATGAGGGGCTCGACATGCTTCACTATAACATGGTGAAGAGTCTGACTTATCTAGGCAATTGGTCCGGCGGCCCGGCCGTTTTCACCGGCGAGAGTTTTCGCCGTTTTGGCACGGTCGCAATTGTCCAAGGTGCCAATGGTGGCCCGGTCTATGGTTATGCCCGCGTCGCCGCCAGAGGGGCTGCGCCCCGCTAA
- a CDS encoding ActR/PrrA/RegA family redox response regulator transcription factor: MSEIEYELPDDKSLLILDDDAPFRTRLGRAMTGRGFIVSAVATVDEAKEVARSNPPAFAVLDLRLQDGDGLDVVKALHASRADCRVVMLTGYGNIATAVAAVKAGAVDYLSKPADADDIIKALLAHPEDKPEPPENPMSADRVRWEHIQRVFELCDHNVSETARRLNMHRRTLQRILAKRAPR; the protein is encoded by the coding sequence GTGAGCGAGATCGAATACGAGCTTCCCGACGACAAATCCCTTCTCATCCTCGATGATGACGCGCCATTCCGGACCCGGCTGGGTCGGGCCATGACCGGGCGCGGCTTCATCGTCTCCGCAGTGGCGACGGTAGATGAAGCCAAGGAAGTGGCGCGGTCCAACCCGCCAGCCTTTGCCGTTCTGGACCTGCGCCTGCAGGATGGCGACGGTCTGGATGTGGTGAAGGCATTGCACGCCTCGCGGGCGGACTGCCGGGTCGTCATGCTCACCGGCTATGGCAATATTGCTACCGCCGTGGCTGCGGTTAAGGCCGGTGCGGTTGATTATCTGTCCAAGCCGGCCGATGCCGACGACATCATCAAGGCGCTTCTGGCCCACCCGGAAGACAAGCCCGAACCGCCGGAAAACCCGATGTCTGCCGACCGGGTCCGCTGGGAACACATCCAGCGCGTGTTCGAGCTCTGCGATCACAACGTCTCTGAAACAGCGCGCCGGTTGAACATGCACCGCCGTACCCTGCAGCGAATACTCGCCAAGCGCGCGCCGCGTTAG
- a CDS encoding ActS/PrrB/RegB family redox-sensitive histidine kinase → MVNDSDWDPYGADAHLTPVFGRLRLRTLVMLRWLAVGGQTATILIVHFFAGFELPIGFCLGIIALSALVNTWLTLAVPPQKFARDWEAFAQLGYDVLQMCALLMLTGGLQNPFVVMLAAPIIIAVAALPPRWSSGVAAIAVAGTGAMWLWSLPLPWYGEATLDLPGMYVFGLWAAIFIAVAFTAVYSWRVSHEGKRMATALAATQSVLSREQRLSALGALSAAAAHELGTPLATIQLTAKEMLREIGAGTALSEDAELLVTQARRCRDILKRLGEVQEASDERHDRIEMLAALEEASAPLRGLGPVVTVQLGDSAEGEAPILRRIPELLYGIGNFVENSVDFAVARVVVEGRWDRSNIYVRVMDDGPGFTSDVLSKIGEPYVTTRSGTPGQGGLGLGVFIAKTMIEKSGGVVRFDNAPAPGGAVVSIRWPRKRVEAQHSLG, encoded by the coding sequence ATGGTCAATGATAGTGATTGGGACCCTTATGGTGCGGACGCCCATCTGACGCCGGTCTTTGGCCGGTTGAGGCTGCGAACCCTGGTCATGCTGCGCTGGCTGGCCGTCGGTGGCCAGACGGCGACAATCCTGATCGTGCATTTTTTCGCCGGCTTCGAACTCCCTATCGGCTTTTGCCTGGGCATCATCGCCCTCAGCGCTCTGGTCAACACCTGGTTGACGCTTGCCGTGCCGCCACAGAAATTTGCCCGCGACTGGGAGGCGTTCGCCCAGCTGGGCTATGACGTCCTGCAAATGTGCGCGCTGTTGATGCTCACCGGCGGGCTGCAAAACCCCTTTGTGGTGATGTTGGCCGCGCCGATCATCATCGCCGTTGCCGCCCTGCCGCCGCGCTGGTCAAGCGGGGTTGCCGCCATCGCCGTGGCCGGGACGGGTGCGATGTGGTTGTGGAGCCTGCCACTGCCCTGGTATGGCGAGGCCACGCTGGACCTGCCAGGCATGTATGTCTTTGGCCTGTGGGCTGCGATCTTCATCGCAGTGGCCTTCACGGCCGTCTATTCTTGGCGGGTCAGCCATGAGGGCAAGCGCATGGCGACTGCGCTGGCGGCGACACAGAGTGTCCTGTCGCGCGAGCAACGCCTTTCGGCGCTGGGGGCGCTGTCGGCTGCAGCGGCGCACGAGCTGGGGACGCCATTGGCAACCATCCAGCTGACCGCCAAGGAAATGTTGCGCGAAATCGGGGCTGGAACGGCGTTGAGCGAGGATGCCGAGTTGCTGGTCACACAGGCGCGACGCTGCCGCGACATTCTGAAGCGCCTGGGCGAGGTCCAGGAAGCGTCCGACGAACGCCATGATCGCATCGAAATGCTGGCTGCTCTCGAAGAGGCAAGTGCACCCCTGCGAGGGCTGGGGCCGGTCGTGACGGTTCAACTGGGTGATTCGGCCGAGGGGGAGGCGCCAATCCTGCGGCGGATCCCCGAGCTGCTCTACGGGATCGGAAATTTCGTCGAGAACTCGGTTGATTTCGCTGTGGCCCGCGTTGTGGTGGAAGGTCGCTGGGACCGGTCGAACATCTATGTCCGTGTGATGGATGACGGGCCCGGTTTTACCTCTGATGTCCTGTCAAAGATCGGTGAGCCCTACGTGACTACCCGTTCGGGAACGCCGGGGCAGGGCGGGCTGGGGTTGGGGGTCTTCATTGCCAAGACAATGATCGAAAAAAGCGGCGGCGTGGTGCGCTTCGACAATGCTCCGGCGCCTGGCGGGGCAGTTGTCTCGATCCGCTGGCCGCGCAAACGGGTGGAGGCGCAGCACTCACTGGGCTAG
- a CDS encoding SCO family protein, translating to MPRPLLWLLIAAPTVLLIAFFTQLVTNSDRQDVRRGAVRTSGEAQIGGPFELVDQTGTTVTHETYAGKLMLIYFGYTYCPDACPFSLQIMAAAMDQLDADQRARIQPILISFDPERDTVEQMARYVSSPAFPDGLVGLTGTEEQIAAAARVYRVVYQRAEDAGSGDYLMDHSSFIYLMDGNGVFVDVFPTGVDPVDLTARLQDFLEENPG from the coding sequence ATGCCACGCCCATTGCTCTGGCTTCTCATCGCCGCACCCACCGTACTCCTGATCGCGTTTTTCACGCAGCTCGTGACGAATAGCGACAGGCAGGACGTGCGACGTGGCGCCGTACGCACCAGCGGCGAGGCTCAGATCGGCGGCCCCTTCGAACTTGTCGACCAGACCGGCACGACGGTCACACACGAGACATATGCCGGCAAATTGATGCTGATCTATTTCGGCTACACCTATTGCCCGGACGCCTGCCCGTTTTCGCTTCAGATCATGGCCGCGGCGATGGACCAGTTGGACGCCGACCAGCGCGCCCGGATCCAGCCGATCCTGATCAGCTTCGACCCCGAGCGCGACACGGTGGAGCAGATGGCCCGCTATGTCAGCTCACCCGCCTTTCCGGACGGGCTGGTCGGCCTGACCGGTACAGAAGAGCAAATCGCGGCCGCCGCGCGGGTCTATCGCGTTGTCTATCAACGCGCCGAGGATGCCGGCAGCGGTGACTATCTGATGGACCACTCATCCTTCATCTATCTGATGGATGGCAATGGCGTATTCGTGGACGTTTTCCCAACCGGCGTCGATCCGGTTGATCTCACGGCACGCCTGCAAGACTTCCTTGAGGAAAATCCCGGATAG
- a CDS encoding polyhydroxyalkanoate depolymerase: MLYSVYEFNRIAMTPWRAAANATRQVMRSPMNPMGDTMAGRTMAAAAELFESVTRRYAKPEWMIDQTEINGQTVGVSEQVIWTKPWCSIVHFERDHDALVAARGDTPDRKVLFVAPMSGHYATLLRGTVEAFLPDSEVYITDWQDARMVPVTDGRFDLDDFTSYIREMIAQLGPDLHVVAVCQPGPPTLAAIAMMAEDDDPNRPASMTFMGSPIDTRLSPTVPNKLAEEKPFDWFANNLIHTVPAPNPGAFRRVYPGFLQLAGFMNMNLDRHVDAHWNFYTHLVEGDGDSAEKHRTFYDEYLAVMDLSEEFYLQTITDVFQEHKLARGIQTHGDRTVDPSAIRDVALLTVEGENDDISGIGQTQAAHTLCGNLPDALQQDWVQPSVGHYGVFNGRRFREEIAPRMKSFMDETGKAALATR; the protein is encoded by the coding sequence ATGCTGTACAGCGTTTATGAATTCAATCGCATTGCGATGACACCCTGGCGGGCCGCGGCCAATGCCACGCGCCAGGTGATGCGCTCGCCGATGAACCCGATGGGCGACACCATGGCCGGACGGACCATGGCCGCTGCAGCCGAGCTGTTTGAATCCGTCACCCGGCGCTATGCCAAACCTGAATGGATGATCGACCAGACCGAAATCAATGGGCAGACGGTCGGGGTCAGCGAACAGGTCATCTGGACCAAACCCTGGTGCTCGATCGTACACTTCGAACGCGATCACGATGCCCTGGTCGCGGCGCGGGGTGACACGCCGGACCGCAAGGTTCTCTTTGTCGCGCCGATGTCGGGTCACTACGCCACCCTGCTGCGCGGGACAGTCGAAGCCTTCCTGCCAGACAGCGAGGTCTATATCACCGACTGGCAGGACGCTCGCATGGTGCCGGTCACCGACGGTCGCTTCGATCTGGATGACTTCACCAGCTATATTCGCGAAATGATCGCCCAGCTCGGACCGGACCTGCACGTAGTCGCGGTCTGTCAGCCTGGCCCGCCGACCCTCGCCGCCATCGCCATGATGGCAGAGGATGATGACCCCAACCGGCCCGCCTCGATGACGTTCATGGGCTCGCCGATTGATACACGCCTGTCGCCGACGGTTCCGAACAAGCTGGCCGAAGAAAAGCCATTCGACTGGTTTGCCAACAATCTGATCCACACGGTACCGGCCCCCAATCCGGGCGCTTTCCGCCGGGTCTATCCAGGCTTCCTTCAGCTGGCTGGCTTCATGAACATGAATCTGGACCGTCATGTCGATGCGCACTGGAATTTCTACACCCATCTGGTCGAGGGAGATGGCGACAGTGCTGAAAAGCACCGGACCTTCTACGACGAGTATCTGGCTGTGATGGACCTATCTGAGGAATTCTACCTGCAAACGATCACCGACGTGTTCCAGGAGCACAAGCTGGCGCGGGGCATACAAACGCATGGAGACCGCACGGTCGATCCATCGGCCATCAGGGACGTCGCTCTTCTGACCGTTGAAGGCGAGAATGACGATATTTCCGGGATCGGCCAGACCCAGGCAGCCCACACCCTGTGCGGCAACCTGCCGGACGCCCTCCAGCAGGACTGGGTGCAGCCCTCGGTCGGGCATTACGGGGTATTCAACGGGCGCCGCTTCCGTGAGGAAATCGCACCGCGGATGAAGTCTTTCATGGATGAAACGGGCAAGGCGGCGCTCGCAACCCGCTAA
- a CDS encoding transglycosylase domain-containing protein, translating to MARRPGKSQAAQRARSAAPSRTRKRPTRRKSTAGGFPWFRTFASLFIIGALFVGGWLVSIARDLPDTSGLQAIERTATITFLDQDGALIARRGSAHGHEVTIDNLPPYLVDAVLAVEDRRFYSHPGVDIIGLGRAMVANLRAGRVVQGGSTLTQQLAKNLFLSPERTLRRKVQEMMLAFWLESRFSKDEILELYLNRVYFGGGAYGVEAASLRYFSRPASELGLGEAALLAGLLKAPSRYSPVNDAQRAAARATVVLDLMAQTGRITEAERIEAARTPIRVSRGASSQGAQYFVDWAAEQVRGIAGLDHGDLVVHTTLDVDAQRAAEAAVSGILDDSELASGAGEGALISLAHDGAVRAMVGGRSYARSQFNRAVLARRQPGSAFKPFVYASAFEAGLSPEDRRNDAPVRIGDWAPQNYNDEYRGEMSLREGFIRSSNSIAVQIAEETGRGHVARLARRLGIESTMRVDRSLALGVFEVTPVELASAYTPFANGGVRAQAYGIDRIETPSGDLVFAAPASTAELVLDARTGARMRDLFISNVRQGTGRRAAVSGLTIGGKTGTTNDFRDAWFAGFDGQLVTVVWTGNDDNSPTDRATGGGPPARIFQAFLAAAPRDGLQARVDPVAARIAQLPQTDIEAATLPEPADEAADNSSEDPIGAFLAGLGGRD from the coding sequence ATGGCCCGCCGGCCCGGAAAATCACAGGCGGCGCAGCGCGCCCGTTCGGCGGCACCGTCGCGCACCCGTAAACGACCAACCCGTCGCAAATCGACTGCGGGCGGCTTCCCCTGGTTCCGGACTTTCGCCAGCCTGTTCATCATCGGCGCGCTGTTTGTCGGCGGATGGCTGGTATCGATAGCGCGCGACCTTCCGGACACCAGTGGGCTTCAGGCAATCGAACGCACCGCCACCATCACCTTTCTCGATCAGGATGGCGCCCTGATTGCCCGGCGAGGTTCGGCGCATGGTCACGAGGTGACCATCGACAACCTCCCACCTTACCTGGTTGATGCCGTGCTGGCGGTCGAGGATCGCCGCTTTTACAGCCATCCCGGCGTTGACATCATCGGTCTTGGTCGTGCCATGGTCGCCAATCTGCGGGCCGGGCGTGTGGTCCAGGGCGGTTCGACGCTCACCCAGCAGCTGGCCAAGAATCTGTTCCTGTCGCCCGAGCGAACCCTGCGCCGCAAGGTGCAGGAGATGATGCTGGCCTTCTGGCTCGAAAGCCGGTTCAGCAAGGATGAAATCCTCGAACTCTATCTCAATCGTGTCTATTTCGGCGGTGGTGCCTATGGCGTTGAAGCGGCCTCATTGCGCTATTTTTCAAGGCCGGCGAGTGAGCTGGGACTTGGTGAAGCGGCGCTGCTGGCCGGCTTGCTGAAAGCGCCATCGCGCTACAGCCCGGTCAATGACGCCCAGCGAGCCGCCGCGCGTGCGACGGTCGTGTTGGACCTGATGGCGCAAACCGGACGCATCACCGAAGCCGAACGCATCGAAGCCGCGCGGACGCCTATTCGGGTGTCACGAGGTGCGTCCAGTCAAGGGGCCCAATACTTTGTCGACTGGGCCGCCGAACAGGTTCGCGGGATTGCGGGTCTGGATCATGGTGACCTGGTTGTGCACACGACGCTTGATGTGGATGCCCAGAGAGCGGCCGAGGCAGCGGTCAGCGGTATACTGGACGATTCCGAACTGGCGTCAGGTGCCGGCGAGGGCGCGCTTATTTCACTGGCCCATGACGGCGCGGTGCGAGCAATGGTCGGCGGGCGGTCCTATGCGCGCTCGCAGTTCAATCGCGCGGTACTGGCCCGTCGCCAGCCGGGTTCGGCCTTCAAGCCCTTCGTCTACGCCTCGGCGTTCGAAGCGGGTCTGTCGCCGGAAGACAGACGCAATGACGCGCCCGTGCGGATCGGTGACTGGGCACCGCAAAACTACAATGACGAGTATCGCGGCGAGATGAGCCTGCGTGAGGGTTTTATCCGGTCCTCCAATTCAATCGCGGTGCAGATTGCAGAAGAGACCGGTCGGGGACATGTCGCCCGCCTGGCGCGCCGATTGGGCATCGAAAGCACGATGCGGGTCGACCGTTCCCTTGCCCTTGGAGTGTTTGAGGTCACGCCTGTCGAGCTGGCCTCGGCCTACACACCCTTTGCCAATGGTGGGGTTCGGGCGCAGGCCTACGGGATCGATCGGATCGAGACGCCGTCGGGCGATCTGGTCTTTGCGGCACCTGCCAGTACGGCAGAATTGGTTCTGGACGCGAGAACCGGGGCGCGTATGCGTGATCTGTTCATCAGCAATGTCAGGCAGGGTACCGGTCGACGGGCGGCTGTGTCGGGCCTCACGATCGGCGGAAAGACGGGCACGACGAACGATTTTCGGGATGCCTGGTTCGCGGGATTTGATGGTCAGCTGGTGACAGTTGTCTGGACTGGCAATGATGATAACTCGCCAACCGACCGGGCGACCGGCGGTGGCCCACCTGCGCGGATCTTCCAGGCTTTCCTGGCCGCTGCCCCCCGTGATGGCTTGCAGGCCCGGGTCGACCCGGTTGCGGCGCGCATCGCCCAGCTCCCGCAAACCGACATTGAAGCGGCGACTTTGCCCGAACCGGCCGACGAGGCCGCGGACAACTCCAGCGAAGACCCGATCGGCGCTTTTCTGGCCGGATTGGGGGGACGGGACTGA